Proteins from a genomic interval of Methanofollis formosanus:
- a CDS encoding universal stress protein, whose product MKILALIDGSKWGHKAALHAISIAKKKKDAEIVLLSVMDRREARVMAFNYCTQSNKCDIIGTYEQNIWDSMHQSIMSELESLKTYCAEEGCRCTARVAEGSRREEIVGEINAGGYSLVVMGAHGRTGRLQLGSTLGEISGEIETPVLIVR is encoded by the coding sequence ATGAAAATACTGGCACTCATCGACGGCTCCAAGTGGGGGCACAAAGCGGCCCTCCACGCCATCTCAATCGCAAAAAAGAAAAAAGACGCCGAGATCGTACTCCTCTCCGTCATGGACCGGCGGGAGGCGCGGGTGATGGCCTTCAACTACTGCACCCAGAGCAACAAGTGCGACATCATCGGCACCTACGAACAGAACATCTGGGACTCGATGCACCAGAGCATCATGAGCGAACTCGAGAGCCTCAAGACGTACTGCGCCGAAGAAGGGTGCCGGTGCACCGCCAGAGTCGCCGAAGGGAGCAGAAGAGAGGAGATCGTCGGGGAGATCAACGCCGGCGGGTATTCGCTCGTCGTGATGGGCGCCCACGGCCGGACCGGCCGTCTGCAACTGGGCAGCACCCTGGGCGAGATCAGCGGGGAGATCGAGACCCCGGTGCTTATTGTCCGCTGA
- a CDS encoding TolB family protein: MRSDGSEKTRLPVDSPVVHPGWSPAGDEIAFSQSDGEELDVWAIRSDGTGAIRLTNAPYDDFFISWSPDGTKIAFFSNRSGSRELWVMKADGSNQHRVFDGEVCDYQLVDTIDVRISWSPSGDQIAIPSFADSRYDIWIADVSGGKKTPLLLKWAFNPKWSPEEKDIAYFSMDVWTIRPDGSGGCQLTDDGCSGGMALGWSPSGRKIAYSSCGEVKVMDWDGSAQQTVKPLGPPVSRELYWSPTGDTIIMSDGREIYLIELDEHTRDNAALAGEDDRMSPVPGFIAISSAFALVLLWCCISFRKKCA, encoded by the coding sequence ATGCGTAGCGACGGTTCGGAAAAGACCCGGCTGCCGGTGGACTCACCCGTTGTGCATCCCGGCTGGAGCCCGGCAGGAGATGAGATCGCATTTTCACAGAGCGACGGAGAGGAACTCGACGTATGGGCTATCAGGAGCGACGGAACCGGGGCAATCCGTCTCACCAACGCTCCTTACGACGATTTCTTCATCTCCTGGAGCCCGGACGGAACGAAAATTGCATTCTTCTCGAACAGATCCGGATCCCGGGAACTTTGGGTCATGAAAGCGGACGGCAGCAACCAGCACCGCGTTTTTGACGGTGAAGTATGTGATTACCAACTGGTGGACACTATTGATGTAAGAATATCCTGGAGTCCATCTGGAGATCAAATCGCAATACCATCCTTTGCAGATAGCAGATATGATATCTGGATTGCCGATGTTTCAGGTGGAAAAAAGACGCCACTCCTCTTGAAATGGGCGTTTAATCCAAAATGGAGTCCTGAAGAGAAAGATATCGCGTATTTTTCTATGGATGTGTGGACGATTCGTCCGGACGGTAGCGGCGGGTGCCAGCTTACCGATGATGGATGTTCGGGTGGAATGGCGCTCGGATGGAGCCCCTCAGGTCGGAAGATTGCCTACTCGTCCTGCGGGGAAGTCAAAGTAATGGATTGGGACGGAAGTGCGCAGCAGACGGTAAAACCACTTGGTCCTCCGGTATCCCGCGAACTCTACTGGAGCCCGACAGGCGATACGATCATCATGAGCGACGGACGGGAGATTTATCTGATCGAGCTTGATGAGCACACCAGAGATAATGCTGCATTAGCAGGCGAAGATGACAGAATGTCACCGGTGCCGGGATTTATTGCGATAAGTTCGGCTTTCGCACTTGTTCTGTTATGGTGCTGTATTTCCTTCAGGAAGAAATGCGCATAA
- a CDS encoding archaemetzincin family Zn-dependent metalloprotease, whose amino-acid sequence MGVTIIWDHQVPTGLQMPVGRRIDLVLGTSPGHADAEGLINGYHPERNQYDARAVLERVLFMKRRADSRDPALLVVTHDLFIDGCDFVFGLARPSTGCAVVSLARLDNAYYGRPSAFDDLADRVAKEGAHEIGHLLGLEHCADPECVMFKPETLDDLDRKRMRLCPACRARLRDGPSGEKC is encoded by the coding sequence ATGGGCGTCACGATTATTTGGGACCATCAGGTCCCGACCGGTCTGCAGATGCCGGTGGGGCGGCGGATCGACCTGGTCCTCGGCACCTCGCCCGGCCACGCCGACGCGGAAGGGTTGATCAACGGCTATCACCCGGAACGCAACCAGTACGACGCCCGCGCCGTCCTCGAACGCGTCCTCTTCATGAAACGCCGGGCCGACTCCCGCGACCCCGCCCTCCTCGTCGTCACCCACGACCTCTTCATCGACGGGTGCGACTTCGTCTTCGGCCTGGCCCGCCCCTCCACCGGGTGCGCCGTCGTCTCCCTCGCCCGCCTGGACAACGCCTATTACGGCCGGCCCTCCGCCTTCGACGACCTCGCCGACCGGGTGGCGAAAGAAGGGGCGCACGAGATCGGCCACCTCCTCGGCCTGGAGCACTGCGCCGACCCCGAATGCGTGATGTTCAAGCCCGAGACCCTCGACGACCTGGACCGGAAACGGATGCGCCTCTGTCCGGCCTGCCGCGCCCGCCTCCGGGACGGCCCCTCAGGGGAGAAGTGTTAA
- a CDS encoding replication factor C large subunit, protein MDWTEKYRPQSLQDLVGNGPAVRQIYEWARSWTRESPPLILYGKPGVGKTSSAHALARDMRWEVVELNASDQRTKAVLERVAGTSSATASLLGAERKLILLDEADNLHGTADRGGARAIIEIVRHSCQPILLIANDLYGLPKELRAIGEPVQFRAIQARSVVPRLREICRCERIVCSQEALEAIAGAAGGDVRAAVNMLYASSLGREKVEAADVHAAQKDQRATIFDLVASTYAGRKSDKELMDLKMAVDDDPEAVLQWLEGNLATLQRPEAEMRAYVPLARADVWLGLTRRRQYYALWKYATATMLLGVKAAAGGTGAHGRLMPPARWRRMGSARKQKAIRATVMQKLSHALSLPQHTIREEYLPLVTLLVDEDPLAYAEALALDADELDFFLHDKARSKEVAKELKAIERERKKREKEKEKEREKERKKKEKTSRDDPPAPAPAPEPEPEKPEKAQPKVNQATLFDAF, encoded by the coding sequence ATGGACTGGACCGAGAAGTACCGCCCGCAGAGCCTCCAGGACCTCGTCGGGAACGGGCCAGCCGTGCGCCAGATCTACGAATGGGCCAGGTCGTGGACGCGGGAGAGTCCGCCCCTGATCCTGTACGGGAAGCCCGGCGTGGGCAAGACCTCGAGCGCCCACGCCCTGGCACGCGACATGCGCTGGGAGGTCGTCGAACTGAACGCGAGCGACCAGCGGACGAAGGCCGTGCTGGAACGGGTGGCCGGCACTTCGAGCGCCACGGCAAGCCTCCTCGGAGCCGAGCGGAAGCTGATCCTCCTCGACGAGGCCGACAACCTCCACGGGACCGCGGACCGCGGCGGGGCCCGCGCGATCATCGAGATCGTCAGGCATTCCTGCCAGCCGATCCTCCTCATCGCCAACGACCTGTACGGCCTCCCGAAGGAACTGCGGGCCATCGGGGAACCGGTCCAGTTCAGGGCCATCCAGGCCCGGTCCGTCGTGCCGCGGCTCAGGGAGATCTGCCGGTGCGAGCGGATCGTCTGCTCACAGGAGGCCCTCGAGGCGATCGCGGGGGCGGCCGGCGGCGACGTCAGGGCGGCGGTCAACATGCTCTACGCCTCCTCCCTGGGGAGGGAGAAGGTCGAGGCGGCGGATGTGCACGCCGCCCAGAAGGATCAGCGGGCGACGATCTTCGACCTGGTCGCCTCCACCTACGCGGGGAGAAAGTCGGACAAGGAGTTGATGGACCTCAAGATGGCGGTGGACGACGACCCTGAGGCCGTGCTCCAGTGGCTCGAGGGCAACCTCGCCACCCTCCAGCGTCCCGAGGCCGAGATGCGGGCGTACGTCCCCCTCGCACGGGCCGACGTCTGGCTCGGGCTCACTAGGCGGCGGCAGTACTATGCGCTCTGGAAATACGCCACCGCCACCATGCTCCTCGGCGTCAAGGCGGCTGCGGGCGGCACAGGGGCCCACGGGCGGCTGATGCCCCCGGCCCGGTGGCGGCGGATGGGCAGCGCCCGGAAACAGAAGGCAATCCGGGCCACGGTGATGCAGAAACTCTCGCACGCCCTTTCCCTCCCGCAGCACACCATCAGGGAGGAGTATCTCCCGCTCGTCACCCTCCTCGTCGACGAAGATCCCCTCGCGTATGCCGAGGCGCTCGCCCTCGACGCCGACGAACTCGACTTCTTCCTCCATGACAAGGCCCGGTCGAAGGAGGTGGCGAAGGAGCTCAAGGCCATCGAGCGGGAGCGGAAGAAGAGAGAGAAGGAGAAGGAGAAAGAGCGGGAGAAGGAGCGGAAGAAAAAAGAGAAAACGTCCCGCGACGACCCACCCGCACCGGCACCGGCACCCGAGCCCGAGCCCGAAAAGCCCGAGAAGGCGCAGCCGAAGGTGAACCAGGCCACCCTCTTCGACGCCTTCTAA
- a CDS encoding SLC13 family permease gives MTGPELIAIAIFLFTYALIIDERIHRAVAAMAGAAVIAFAGIVPWDKIPEYLDLGTIFLLMGMMIIVNTARGSGLFEYIAIKTAKLSGGSPMRVLVLFAIVTAVTSAFLDNVTTVLLLTPMLLYIAGVMKLNPVPFLLTEIFASNVGGAATLIGDPPNIMIGSAAGLGFNDFLFTMGPIVAVDFVVVILFLALLYRKKIAVGEEAMGEIVRSLEALDERAAIKDRALFTKSVVTILLVVVLFFVHGSLGVEPAVVALTGAALILFWSRVPPEEILEKIEWPALFFFGGLFVIVGALVETGLIAQVAEFVVGHVSSTGEAMIIIAWFSAIASAFVDNIPLTATLIPLIQDMGTAMDVGPLWWALSLGACLGGNGTAIGASANVVVLGVAEREGINISFIEFLKIGMIVLVLSVAIGLGLLWLRFMW, from the coding sequence ATGACCGGCCCTGAACTCATCGCCATCGCGATCTTCCTCTTCACCTACGCCCTGATCATCGACGAACGGATCCACCGGGCAGTGGCGGCGATGGCCGGCGCCGCGGTGATCGCCTTCGCCGGGATCGTCCCCTGGGACAAGATCCCCGAATACCTGGACCTCGGCACCATCTTCCTCCTGATGGGGATGATGATCATCGTGAACACCGCACGCGGGAGCGGGCTCTTCGAGTACATCGCGATCAAGACCGCCAAACTCTCGGGAGGCAGCCCCATGCGCGTGCTGGTCCTCTTCGCCATCGTGACCGCGGTGACGAGCGCCTTCCTGGACAACGTGACGACGGTGCTCCTCCTCACCCCGATGCTCCTGTACATCGCGGGGGTGATGAAGCTCAACCCGGTGCCCTTCCTGCTCACCGAGATCTTCGCCTCCAACGTGGGCGGCGCAGCGACGCTCATCGGCGACCCCCCGAACATCATGATCGGATCGGCCGCCGGCCTCGGGTTCAACGACTTCCTCTTCACGATGGGCCCGATCGTCGCCGTCGACTTCGTGGTGGTCATCCTCTTCCTGGCCCTCCTCTACCGCAAGAAGATCGCCGTCGGAGAGGAGGCGATGGGAGAGATCGTGCGCAGCCTCGAAGCCCTGGACGAACGGGCGGCGATCAAAGACCGCGCCCTCTTCACCAAGTCGGTGGTCACCATCCTCCTGGTCGTCGTCCTCTTCTTCGTGCACGGCAGCCTCGGCGTCGAACCCGCCGTCGTGGCCCTGACCGGTGCGGCGCTCATCCTCTTCTGGAGCCGCGTGCCGCCCGAAGAGATCCTGGAGAAGATCGAATGGCCCGCCCTCTTCTTCTTCGGCGGACTCTTCGTCATCGTCGGCGCCCTCGTCGAGACCGGGCTCATCGCCCAGGTCGCGGAGTTCGTCGTCGGCCACGTCTCCTCCACCGGCGAGGCGATGATCATCATCGCCTGGTTCTCGGCCATCGCCTCGGCCTTCGTCGACAACATCCCGCTCACCGCCACGCTCATCCCCCTCATCCAGGACATGGGCACGGCGATGGACGTCGGTCCCCTCTGGTGGGCCCTCTCCCTGGGCGCCTGTCTGGGCGGAAACGGGACGGCCATCGGTGCCTCGGCCAACGTGGTGGTCCTGGGGGTCGCCGAGCGGGAAGGCATAAATATCAGCTTCATCGAATTCCTGAAGATAGGAATGATCGTCCTCGTCCTGAGCGTGGCGATCGGCCTCGGCCTCCTCTGGCTGCGCTTCATGTGGTGA
- the mtxX gene encoding methanogenesis marker protein Mmp4/MtxX, translating to MRIGIGAGGDPEKVAASVRRVADRVQAVCYCRPGAMDGMGVETRESERPWETMVDDLLAGRIAGAVRGTLPANETLRCLKEGCGVDHLERIALLETADGVRFLFAPVGVDEGWTVAEKLAFVEKARPIARAFGLSDRVAVLSGGRYGDVGRHPAVDRSLADAELVARLGGAEHGEVLIEEAVRRCGVVIAPDGISGNLIFRTLTFLGKGAGHGAPVVNIGVVFVDSSRASPDYTSALLLAASMAGSGKTD from the coding sequence ATGAGGATCGGGATCGGGGCCGGCGGCGACCCGGAGAAGGTCGCCGCGAGTGTCAGAAGGGTCGCGGACCGCGTGCAGGCCGTCTGTTACTGCCGGCCGGGCGCGATGGACGGTATGGGGGTCGAGACGCGGGAGAGCGAGCGGCCCTGGGAGACGATGGTCGACGACCTCCTGGCCGGGCGGATCGCGGGGGCGGTGCGGGGCACCCTGCCGGCGAACGAGACGCTGCGGTGCCTGAAGGAGGGGTGCGGCGTCGACCATCTGGAACGGATCGCCCTCCTGGAGACGGCCGACGGCGTGCGGTTCCTCTTCGCCCCGGTCGGGGTGGACGAGGGATGGACGGTCGCCGAAAAACTCGCGTTTGTCGAGAAGGCGCGGCCGATCGCGCGTGCGTTCGGTCTTTCAGATCGCGTCGCCGTCCTCTCGGGCGGGCGGTACGGCGACGTGGGCCGCCACCCGGCGGTGGACCGTTCCCTCGCCGACGCCGAACTGGTCGCCCGTCTGGGCGGTGCGGAGCACGGCGAGGTGCTCATCGAGGAGGCGGTGCGGCGCTGTGGGGTGGTCATCGCCCCGGACGGCATCTCCGGCAACCTGATCTTTCGCACGCTCACCTTCCTCGGGAAGGGGGCGGGACATGGGGCGCCGGTGGTCAATATTGGCGTGGTTTTTGTGGATTCTTCGCGCGCCTCCCCCGATTATACGAGTGCCCTCCTCCTCGCCGCCTCGATGGCCGGATCAGGGAAAACCGATTAA
- a CDS encoding SLC13 family permease, translating into MIEAEILAIGVFLVTYALIIDERIHRAVAAMAGAAVITFSQVVPWEKVPEYLDLGTIFLLMGMMIIVNTARGSGLFEYIAIRTAKLAKGSPMRVLILFSIVTAVTSAFLDNVTTVLLLTPMLLYIAKLMKLNPVPFLLSEIFASNVGGAATLIGDPPNIMIGSAAGLGFNDFLMTMGPVVVVDMIIMLVMLYFIYGKQLRVEPEEQRSIAKTIDDLDERAAILDRSLFNKSVITILLVVALFFVHGSLGVEPAIVALTGAAIILFWSRLPPEEILEKIEWPALFFFGGLFIIVGALVETGLISQVAEFVVSHVHTTGEAMIIIAWFSAIASAIVDNIPLTATLIPLIQDMGMTMEVEPLWWALSLGACMGGNGTAIAASANVVVIGIAEREGISISFMEFLKMGALILFVTVAVGLGILLLMFT; encoded by the coding sequence ATGATAGAAGCAGAAATCCTTGCAATAGGGGTATTTCTCGTCACCTACGCCCTCATCATCGACGAACGGATCCACCGGGCCGTTGCGGCGATGGCCGGGGCGGCGGTGATCACCTTCTCCCAGGTCGTCCCCTGGGAAAAGGTCCCTGAATACCTGGACCTCGGGACGATCTTCCTCCTGATGGGGATGATGATCATCGTGAACACCGCACGCGGGAGCGGGCTTTTCGAGTATATCGCGATCAGGACCGCCAAACTCGCGAAGGGCAGCCCGATGCGGGTGCTGATCCTCTTCTCGATCGTCACCGCGGTGACGAGCGCCTTCCTGGACAACGTCACGACGGTGCTCCTCCTCACCCCGATGCTCCTGTACATCGCGAAACTGATGAAGCTCAACCCGGTGCCCTTCCTGCTCTCCGAGATCTTCGCATCCAACGTGGGCGGCGCAGCGACGCTCATCGGCGACCCGCCCAACATCATGATCGGATCGGCCGCCGGCCTCGGCTTCAACGACTTTCTCATGACCATGGGACCGGTCGTCGTCGTCGACATGATCATCATGCTGGTCATGCTCTACTTCATCTACGGCAAGCAGCTGCGGGTCGAGCCTGAGGAGCAGAGATCGATCGCAAAGACCATCGACGACCTCGACGAAAGGGCGGCGATCCTGGACCGTTCGCTCTTCAACAAGTCGGTGATCACGATCCTCCTGGTCGTCGCCCTCTTCTTCGTGCACGGCAGTCTCGGGGTCGAGCCGGCGATCGTGGCGCTGACCGGCGCGGCGATCATCCTCTTCTGGAGCCGCCTGCCCCCCGAAGAGATCCTGGAGAAGATCGAGTGGCCCGCCCTCTTCTTCTTCGGCGGGCTCTTCATCATCGTCGGTGCCCTCGTCGAGACCGGGCTCATCTCCCAGGTGGCGGAGTTCGTGGTCAGCCACGTCCACACCACCGGCGAGGCGATGATCATCATCGCCTGGTTCTCGGCCATCGCCTCGGCGATCGTGGACAACATCCCGCTCACCGCCACCCTCATCCCCCTCATCCAGGACATGGGGATGACGATGGAGGTCGAACCCCTCTGGTGGGCCCTCTCTCTTGGCGCCTGCATGGGCGGGAACGGGACGGCCATCGCCGCCTCGGCGAACGTCGTGGTCATCGGGATCGCCGAGCGCGAGGGGATCTCCATCTCGTTCATGGAGTTCCTCAAGATGGGTGCGCTCATCCTCTTCGTGACCGTGGCCGTGGGCCTCGGGATCCTCCTCCTCATGTTTACGTGA
- a CDS encoding UPF0146 family protein, with product MASEYKRIEGCIAAYIASRYTDIVEIGIGRNPDVAVRCREAGLRVRATDIREPPVVAGVATRRDDVFTPALPWYAGADLVYAVRPGVEMVPALIALARRLGCDLLVYHLGDEVYLDGGERIECGVRLHRYSRAPKRS from the coding sequence GTGGCGTCCGAGTATAAACGTATTGAAGGCTGTATCGCAGCGTATATTGCCAGCCGGTATACCGACATCGTCGAGATCGGTATCGGGAGAAATCCTGACGTCGCTGTCCGGTGCCGCGAGGCCGGGCTGCGGGTGCGGGCGACCGACATCAGAGAACCCCCCGTGGTGGCGGGGGTGGCGACGAGGCGAGACGACGTCTTCACCCCCGCCCTCCCCTGGTACGCGGGCGCCGACCTCGTCTATGCGGTGCGGCCCGGGGTCGAGATGGTCCCGGCGCTCATCGCCCTTGCCCGGCGGTTGGGGTGCGACCTCCTGGTCTATCACCTGGGCGACGAGGTCTATCTGGACGGCGGGGAGCGGATCGAGTGCGGGGTTCGGCTGCATAGGTATTCTCGCGCCCCGAAGCGATCGTGA
- a CDS encoding methanogenesis marker 2 protein, with the protein MVDNCSPDSVARSVREYEGVTRKRGIGELIECLRITDQPDVVASFGEDAAVIRQDDLALLLAADGIWSKLMEADPFWAGYCAVLVNVHDIAAMGGRPLAMVDVLSFTSGDLRNEVTRGMQAASEQFGVPIVGGHLHPDTPYSVIDLAIMGSMPIDDVLYSSTAEAGDRVVAAIDLDGRVHPSCLMNWDSVTMKSAGEVRRQIGVMQELASRHLVTAAKDISNPGVIGTLGMLLETSKKGAEVELDAIPRPDLQANGLTFEHWVRMYPGMGFIMTCHDEHTEEVCRLFEETGMTARPIGWVNDSRSLSVSYEGVNTSVFDLETEGIMRIINTTDLV; encoded by the coding sequence GTGGTAGACAACTGTTCCCCCGATTCGGTTGCCAGATCGGTCCGGGAATACGAGGGGGTTACGAGGAAGCGCGGGATCGGTGAGTTGATTGAGTGTCTCAGGATCACCGATCAGCCCGATGTCGTGGCGTCCTTCGGAGAAGACGCCGCTGTGATCCGGCAGGACGATCTGGCCCTCCTCCTGGCAGCAGACGGGATCTGGAGCAAACTGATGGAAGCCGACCCCTTCTGGGCCGGGTATTGCGCGGTGCTGGTGAATGTGCACGACATCGCCGCCATGGGCGGACGGCCCCTGGCGATGGTCGACGTCCTCTCCTTCACCAGCGGTGACCTCCGCAACGAGGTGACGAGGGGGATGCAGGCGGCGTCCGAACAGTTCGGCGTCCCGATCGTGGGCGGCCACCTCCACCCGGACACCCCGTACTCGGTCATCGACCTGGCGATCATGGGCTCGATGCCGATCGACGACGTCCTCTACTCGAGCACCGCCGAGGCCGGCGACCGCGTCGTCGCGGCGATCGATCTCGACGGCCGGGTGCACCCCTCCTGCCTGATGAACTGGGACTCGGTGACGATGAAGTCGGCCGGCGAGGTGCGCCGGCAGATCGGGGTGATGCAGGAACTCGCGAGCCGCCACCTGGTGACGGCGGCCAAGGACATCTCCAACCCTGGGGTCATCGGCACGCTGGGCATGCTCCTCGAGACCTCCAAGAAGGGGGCCGAGGTCGAACTCGACGCCATCCCGCGCCCCGACCTCCAGGCCAACGGCCTCACCTTCGAGCACTGGGTGCGGATGTACCCGGGCATGGGCTTCATCATGACCTGTCATGACGAGCACACCGAGGAGGTCTGCCGGCTCTTCGAGGAGACCGGGATGACGGCGCGGCCGATCGGGTGGGTGAACGACTCGCGCTCGCTCTCGGTCTCGTACGAAGGAGTCAACACCTCGGTCTTCGACCTGGAGACCGAGGGGATTATGCGGATCATCAACACCACAGACCTGGTATGA
- a CDS encoding histone family protein, with protein MADLPIAAVVRIAKKNGAERVGSDAAAALVAKAEAYIAGLTKEANRLAQHAGRKTIKEEDVELAAKSA; from the coding sequence ATGGCAGACTTACCAATTGCAGCGGTTGTTAGAATCGCCAAGAAGAACGGTGCAGAGAGAGTCGGCAGCGATGCAGCAGCGGCCCTTGTCGCAAAGGCCGAGGCTTACATCGCCGGCCTGACCAAGGAGGCCAACCGCCTTGCTCAGCACGCTGGTCGCAAGACGATCAAGGAAGAGGACGTTGAACTCGCGGCAAAGTCCGCCTGA
- a CDS encoding universal stress protein — protein sequence MIQRKFKDVAGKRYDTVVREYREFLLTEEEARIPEVASILMPLDYFVKEIPPVLYETLSTYEGATVSLVYIIDMEVIRIVEDSLDEAVIQDFKQKREAFGEELLKRAVSELEAAGLSVKSRLFSGKKYENILELAGEHDMIVVSKQYGASTTEISPLSSVTLKLAQTADIPIIVY from the coding sequence TTGATTCAGAGAAAGTTCAAGGACGTGGCCGGGAAGCGGTACGACACCGTCGTCAGGGAGTACCGCGAGTTCCTTCTCACCGAAGAAGAGGCCAGGATACCGGAGGTCGCCTCCATCCTCATGCCGCTCGACTACTTCGTGAAGGAGATCCCGCCGGTCCTGTACGAGACCCTCTCGACCTACGAGGGGGCGACAGTCTCGCTGGTGTACATCATCGACATGGAGGTAATCAGGATCGTCGAAGACAGCCTCGACGAGGCGGTGATCCAGGACTTTAAACAGAAACGCGAAGCCTTCGGAGAAGAGCTCCTCAAACGGGCGGTATCGGAACTTGAAGCCGCCGGGCTCTCGGTGAAGAGCAGGCTCTTCTCAGGAAAGAAATATGAGAACATCCTCGAACTCGCCGGAGAGCACGACATGATCGTGGTCTCGAAGCAGTACGGGGCCTCGACGACCGAGATCTCGCCCCTGAGTTCGGTCACCCTCAAACTCGCCCAGACCGCTGACATCCCGATCATTGTCTACTAG